A single window of Dermochelys coriacea isolate rDerCor1 chromosome 2, rDerCor1.pri.v4, whole genome shotgun sequence DNA harbors:
- the CA1 gene encoding carbonic anhydrase 1 isoform X2, whose protein sequence is MASLNWSYQGNNGPDQWHKLYPIANGNHQSPIDIKTKKVEKDPSLGHLKITWNLSTCKEIVNIGHSFHVNFEDKDNRSVVTSGPLTGNYRLHQFHFHWGQTDDYGSEHTVDGAKYASELHLVHWNSDKYSSFAEASDKPDGLSVIAVFLKVGPPNKHVQEIVKALGSIKTEGKKAPFTNFDPSTLLPGSLDYWTYHGSLTHPPLFESVTWIIYKEPITISSEQHIRHEKTL, encoded by the exons ATGGCAAGTCTAAACTGGAGTTATCAAGGCAACAATG GACCCGACCAGTGGCACAAATTATATCCTATTGCCAATGGAAACCATCAGTCCCCTATTGACATTAAAACCAAGAAAGTCGAAAAAGATCCATCTCTGGGGCATCTCAAGATCACCTGGAATTTGAGCACCTGCAAAGAGATTGTCAACATTGGACACTCCTTCCATGTGAACTTTGAGGACAAGGATAACCGATCAG TGGTGACCAGTGGACCTCTGACTGGAAACTACAGGCTGCATCAGTTTCATTTTCACTGGGGCCAGACTGATGACTATGGCTCTGAGCACACTGTGGATGGAGCAAAATATGCCTCAGAG CTTCACCTGGTTCACTGGAATTCAGACAAATATTCAAGTTTTGCTGAGGCTTCAGATAAGCCTGATGGTTTGTCAGTCATTGCTGTTTTTCTGAAG GTTGGTCCCCCTAATAAACATGTGCAGGAAATTGTGAAGGCATTAGGTTCGATAAAGACTGAG GGTAAAAAAGCTCCATTTACCAATTTTGACCCATCAACCTTACTTCCTGGATCTTTGGATTACTGGACCTATCATGGATCTCTGACTCATCCTCCCCTTTTTGAGAGTGTCACCTGGATTATCTATAAGGAACCCATTACTATCAGTTCAGAGCAG cATATAAGACATGAAAAAACCTTATAA
- the CA1 gene encoding carbonic anhydrase 1 isoform X1, whose protein sequence is MASLNWSYQGNNGPDQWHKLYPIANGNHQSPIDIKTKKVEKDPSLGHLKITWNLSTCKEIVNIGHSFHVNFEDKDNRSVVTSGPLTGNYRLHQFHFHWGQTDDYGSEHTVDGAKYASELHLVHWNSDKYSSFAEASDKPDGLSVIAVFLKVGPPNKHVQEIVKALGSIKTEGKKAPFTNFDPSTLLPGSLDYWTYHGSLTHPPLFESVTWIIYKEPITISSEQLAQFRSLILTNHRLPQPLKGRKVRT, encoded by the exons ATGGCAAGTCTAAACTGGAGTTATCAAGGCAACAATG GACCCGACCAGTGGCACAAATTATATCCTATTGCCAATGGAAACCATCAGTCCCCTATTGACATTAAAACCAAGAAAGTCGAAAAAGATCCATCTCTGGGGCATCTCAAGATCACCTGGAATTTGAGCACCTGCAAAGAGATTGTCAACATTGGACACTCCTTCCATGTGAACTTTGAGGACAAGGATAACCGATCAG TGGTGACCAGTGGACCTCTGACTGGAAACTACAGGCTGCATCAGTTTCATTTTCACTGGGGCCAGACTGATGACTATGGCTCTGAGCACACTGTGGATGGAGCAAAATATGCCTCAGAG CTTCACCTGGTTCACTGGAATTCAGACAAATATTCAAGTTTTGCTGAGGCTTCAGATAAGCCTGATGGTTTGTCAGTCATTGCTGTTTTTCTGAAG GTTGGTCCCCCTAATAAACATGTGCAGGAAATTGTGAAGGCATTAGGTTCGATAAAGACTGAG GGTAAAAAAGCTCCATTTACCAATTTTGACCCATCAACCTTACTTCCTGGATCTTTGGATTACTGGACCTATCATGGATCTCTGACTCATCCTCCCCTTTTTGAGAGTGTCACCTGGATTATCTATAAGGAACCCATTACTATCAGTTCAGAGCAG CTGGCCCAATTCCGCAGCCTCATATTGACCAATCACCGGCTTCCCCAGCCATTGAAGGGCAGAAAAGTGAGAACTTAA
- the CA1 gene encoding carbonic anhydrase 1 isoform X3, with product MASLNWSYQGNNGPDQWHKLYPIANGNHQSPIDIKTKKVEKDPSLGHLKITWNLSTCKEIVNIGHSFHVNFEDKDNRSVVTSGPLTGNYRLHQFHFHWGQTDDYGSEHTVDGAKYASELHLVHWNSDKYSSFAEASDKPDGLSVIAVFLKVGPPNKHVQEIVKALGSIKTELAQFRSLILTNHRLPQPLKGRKVRT from the exons ATGGCAAGTCTAAACTGGAGTTATCAAGGCAACAATG GACCCGACCAGTGGCACAAATTATATCCTATTGCCAATGGAAACCATCAGTCCCCTATTGACATTAAAACCAAGAAAGTCGAAAAAGATCCATCTCTGGGGCATCTCAAGATCACCTGGAATTTGAGCACCTGCAAAGAGATTGTCAACATTGGACACTCCTTCCATGTGAACTTTGAGGACAAGGATAACCGATCAG TGGTGACCAGTGGACCTCTGACTGGAAACTACAGGCTGCATCAGTTTCATTTTCACTGGGGCCAGACTGATGACTATGGCTCTGAGCACACTGTGGATGGAGCAAAATATGCCTCAGAG CTTCACCTGGTTCACTGGAATTCAGACAAATATTCAAGTTTTGCTGAGGCTTCAGATAAGCCTGATGGTTTGTCAGTCATTGCTGTTTTTCTGAAG GTTGGTCCCCCTAATAAACATGTGCAGGAAATTGTGAAGGCATTAGGTTCGATAAAGACTGAG CTGGCCCAATTCCGCAGCCTCATATTGACCAATCACCGGCTTCCCCAGCCATTGAAGGGCAGAAAAGTGAGAACTTAA